The Lachnospiraceae bacterium oral taxon 500 genome window below encodes:
- a CDS encoding 50S ribosomal protein L22, with protein sequence MAKGHRSQIKKERNNVKDTRPRAKVSFARVSPTKANFVLKAIRGKKVGQALGILAYNSRYGAEVIGKLLRSAVANAENNNGMDAGRLYIEEAYANQGPIMKRIRPRAQGRAFRIEKKTSHITIVLNELKDK encoded by the coding sequence ATGGCTAAAGGACATAGAAGTCAGATAAAAAAGGAAAGAAACAATGTCAAGGATACAAGACCCAGGGCTAAAGTTTCGTTCGCTCGTGTTTCTCCGACAAAAGCTAATTTTGTGTTAAAGGCAATTCGCGGCAAGAAAGTCGGACAGGCTCTCGGTATTCTGGCATATAATTCCAGATACGGTGCGGAAGTGATCGGCAAGCTCCTGCGGTCGGCAGTTGCCAATGCAGAAAATAACAATGGTATGGATGCAGGCCGTCTGTACATTGAAGAAGCCTATGCCAATCAGGGACCGATCATGAAGAGAATTCGTCCCAGAGCACAGGGCAGAGCATTTCGGATTGAAAAGAAAACAAGTCACATTACGATTGTATTGAATGAGTTGAAAGACAAATAA